One segment of Olsenella uli DSM 7084 DNA contains the following:
- a CDS encoding CTP synthase, producing the protein MTKHIFVTGGVVSSLGKGITAASLGRLLKSRGYKVMMQKADPYLNVDPGTMSPFQHGEVFVTEDGKETDLDLGHYERFIDENLTRNSNFTTGLIYQSLISRERAGDFLGGTVQVIPHVTNEIKSRFLRIEEQTQADVVITELGGTIGDIEGQSFVEAIRQFRKDKGPGETLVIHCSLVPYIAAAHEVKTKPTQHSVKELRSMGIQPDFIVCRSDHEVDASIRAKIAHFCDVDEDCVFENSDCPSIYDVPAHLAAQGFDVKVCQKLGLDPRESHLGEWTSFTDALHAANDQDDAVEIKVVGKYVQLPDAYLSVIEALHHSGVYYGRHVSITLVDGEELCEGNVDEVLGDADGILVPGGFGQRGVEGKILSATRARTQKIPYLGICLGLQVAVSEFARNVCSMPGANSSEFVPDCDFPVIDLMPDQEDVTDKGGTMRLGAYPCKVTGPLALEAYGEGLVYERHRHRFEVNNAFRKQLTEAGLVIGGLSPDERLVEMVELPEDVHPWFVASQAHPEFKSRPTNPAPLFREFVRASIARHDGCARRDISPALDA; encoded by the coding sequence ATGACAAAACACATTTTCGTGACCGGCGGCGTCGTATCGTCCCTCGGCAAGGGCATCACGGCCGCCTCGCTCGGCCGCCTGCTGAAGTCACGCGGCTATAAGGTCATGATGCAGAAGGCCGACCCGTACCTCAACGTCGATCCCGGCACCATGAGCCCGTTTCAGCATGGCGAGGTCTTCGTCACCGAGGACGGCAAGGAGACCGACCTCGACCTGGGCCACTACGAGCGCTTCATAGACGAGAACCTCACGCGCAACTCGAACTTCACCACGGGCCTCATCTACCAGAGCCTGATCTCGCGCGAGCGCGCGGGTGACTTCCTGGGCGGCACCGTGCAGGTCATCCCGCACGTCACCAACGAGATCAAGAGCCGCTTCCTGCGCATCGAGGAGCAGACCCAGGCCGATGTCGTGATCACCGAGCTGGGTGGCACCATCGGCGACATCGAGGGCCAGTCCTTCGTCGAGGCCATCCGCCAGTTTCGCAAGGACAAGGGGCCGGGGGAGACCCTGGTCATCCACTGCTCCCTCGTCCCCTACATCGCTGCCGCCCACGAGGTCAAGACCAAGCCGACGCAGCACTCCGTCAAGGAGCTGCGCTCCATGGGCATCCAGCCGGACTTCATTGTGTGTCGCTCGGACCACGAGGTCGACGCCTCCATCCGCGCCAAGATCGCCCACTTCTGCGACGTGGACGAGGACTGCGTGTTCGAGAACTCCGACTGCCCCTCGATCTACGACGTGCCCGCCCATCTCGCTGCCCAGGGCTTTGACGTGAAGGTCTGCCAGAAGCTCGGGCTCGATCCGCGCGAGAGCCACCTGGGGGAGTGGACATCCTTCACCGACGCCCTGCACGCAGCCAACGACCAGGACGACGCCGTCGAGATCAAGGTCGTCGGCAAGTACGTCCAGCTCCCCGATGCCTACCTCTCCGTCATCGAGGCGCTGCACCACTCGGGCGTCTACTATGGCCGCCACGTCAGCATCACCCTCGTGGACGGCGAGGAGCTCTGCGAGGGCAACGTCGACGAGGTCCTGGGAGATGCCGACGGCATTCTCGTCCCGGGCGGCTTCGGACAGCGCGGCGTCGAGGGCAAGATCCTCTCGGCCACCCGTGCCCGCACCCAGAAGATCCCGTACCTGGGCATCTGCCTGGGACTGCAGGTCGCCGTCAGCGAGTTCGCCCGCAACGTCTGCAGCATGCCTGGCGCCAACTCCTCCGAGTTCGTGCCCGACTGCGACTTTCCGGTCATAGACCTCATGCCCGACCAGGAGGACGTGACTGACAAGGGCGGCACCATGCGCCTGGGCGCCTATCCCTGCAAGGTCACGGGTCCGCTGGCGCTCGAGGCCTACGGCGAGGGCCTCGTCTACGAGCGTCACCGCCACCGCTTCGAGGTCAACAACGCCTTCCGCAAGCAGCTCACCGAGGCCGGGCTCGTCATCGGCGGCCTCTCGCCCGACGAGCGCCTCGTCGAGATGGTCGAGCTCCCCGAGGACGTCCACCCCTGGTTCGTCGCGTCCCAGGCGCACCCCGAGTTTAAGAGCCGCCCGACCAACCCGGCCCCGCTCTTCCGCGAGTTCGTCCGCGCCTCCATCGCGCGCCATGACGGTTGCGCCCGCCGCGACATCAGCCCCGCGCTCGACGCGTAG
- a CDS encoding UDP-N-acetylmuramoyl-tripeptide--D-alanyl-D-alanine ligase, with the protein MSVRDILEATGASRVAGPCDGVVRSVTLDSRQAAEGVAFVAFAGERVDGNAFASEALARAATVVLTGPAPKGCAEAAERHGCALLRAEGDDGEEFLLRLAGAWRRLNPQWTVVGVTGSVGKTTTKDMLAAGLRARFRVHATAGNFNNLIGLPLTLLSADPSDEVVVAEMGMNHAGELSRLAACARPTVALITNVGTSHIGLLGSRESIARAKAEIVGGMRPSSSAQGAVRPCLALTSDNDFAALIEDEYAAPAGVEVLHVGGRPCDDVRAGGIALDDGGLPRFELSFADGWSEPCTLGMPGRHVVSDVLLAMAICDRLGVDRHDALDRIARMPQTHMRLEVVTAPGRPRMIDDSYNASPSSVAAALDVLCSMACTGRRVAVLGEVGELGDEAPRLHGYIGAYAAAKPLDLLVLVGTHDAAAMAEAALTMGFSEDRMERVDDVQAALDLIAPVLGEDDLVLAKASRASGLDRFVKGVLA; encoded by the coding sequence ATGTCAGTTCGAGACATTCTTGAGGCGACGGGGGCGTCGCGTGTCGCCGGGCCTTGCGACGGCGTCGTCCGCTCGGTGACGCTCGACTCGCGCCAGGCGGCGGAAGGCGTCGCCTTCGTCGCGTTTGCGGGGGAGCGCGTCGACGGCAACGCCTTCGCGTCCGAGGCGCTCGCGCGCGCGGCGACCGTCGTGCTGACCGGTCCCGCCCCAAAGGGCTGCGCCGAGGCGGCCGAGCGCCACGGCTGTGCCCTGCTGCGCGCCGAGGGGGATGACGGCGAGGAGTTCCTCCTGCGCCTTGCGGGGGCGTGGCGACGCCTCAACCCCCAGTGGACCGTCGTCGGCGTGACGGGCTCCGTGGGCAAGACCACGACCAAGGACATGCTCGCCGCGGGGCTTCGCGCGCGCTTCCGGGTGCACGCCACCGCCGGCAACTTCAACAACCTCATCGGGCTGCCCCTCACACTCCTCTCGGCCGACCCCTCCGATGAGGTCGTCGTCGCGGAGATGGGCATGAACCACGCCGGCGAGCTCTCGCGCCTCGCTGCCTGCGCCCGTCCGACCGTCGCCCTCATCACCAACGTCGGCACCAGCCACATCGGCCTTCTGGGCTCGCGCGAGAGCATCGCCCGCGCCAAGGCGGAGATCGTGGGGGGCATGCGGCCGAGCTCCTCGGCCCAGGGCGCCGTACGCCCCTGTCTCGCCCTCACGAGCGACAACGACTTCGCCGCGCTGATAGAGGACGAGTACGCTGCGCCTGCGGGCGTCGAGGTGCTCCATGTCGGCGGCCGCCCGTGCGACGACGTCCGCGCCGGGGGCATCGCCCTCGACGACGGGGGGCTTCCCCGCTTCGAGCTCTCCTTTGCCGACGGCTGGAGCGAGCCCTGCACCCTGGGTATGCCCGGACGCCACGTCGTGAGCGACGTCCTTCTCGCCATGGCGATCTGCGACCGCCTGGGCGTCGACCGCCACGACGCGCTCGACCGCATAGCCCGCATGCCCCAGACGCACATGCGCCTCGAGGTCGTCACGGCCCCCGGAAGGCCTCGCATGATAGACGACTCGTACAACGCCTCCCCCAGCTCCGTGGCAGCCGCCCTCGACGTCCTTTGCTCCATGGCCTGCACGGGACGGCGCGTGGCCGTCCTGGGTGAGGTAGGCGAGCTGGGCGACGAGGCGCCGCGCCTCCACGGCTACATTGGCGCCTATGCGGCGGCCAAGCCGCTCGACCTGCTCGTCCTTGTGGGAACCCATGATGCGGCGGCCATGGCCGAGGCGGCCCTCACGATGGGATTCTCCGAGGATCGGATGGAGCGCGTGGATGACGTCCAGGCCGCCCTCGACCTCATCGCGCCCGTGCTGGGCGAGGATGACCTCGTCCTTGCCAAGGCGTCCCGCGCCTCAGGCCTCGACCGTTTCGTGAAGGGAGTCCTCGCGTAA
- a CDS encoding site-specific tyrosine recombinase, which produces MDLTRAKDEYLNYLAIERGSSPNTLEAYGRDLGRYVAHLRGRGADDPDAVSRHDIEAYLETLAEGGLSPSSVQRSVAAIKGFHRFMVSEQITENHPTADLPLPRKALHLPDTLSHEQVFRLLDEPFQDACRPAPRALADGGTDDSGAARFYRDKAILEVLYGCGLRVSELCSLELRDVLLDDEVLRILGKGSKERVVPILGTAARALGSYLEDWRPLLLKPPRICPAVFLGSRGTKISRQAVFGIVERYGRLTGIEGLHPHSLRHSYATHLLEGGMDLRAVQELLGHASISTTQLYTHVDRTHVRMAYLAAHPRADRRHSR; this is translated from the coding sequence GTGGATCTGACCAGGGCAAAGGACGAGTACCTGAACTATCTCGCCATCGAGAGGGGCAGTTCCCCGAACACGCTCGAGGCCTATGGTCGGGACCTGGGCCGCTACGTCGCCCATCTCAGGGGGAGGGGCGCGGACGACCCCGATGCCGTCAGCCGGCATGACATAGAGGCCTATCTCGAGACCCTGGCCGAGGGGGGGCTCAGCCCCTCCTCGGTGCAGCGCAGCGTTGCCGCCATCAAGGGGTTCCACCGCTTCATGGTGTCCGAGCAGATCACGGAGAACCACCCGACAGCCGACCTCCCCTTGCCCAGGAAGGCGCTCCACCTACCTGACACGCTCTCGCACGAGCAGGTGTTCCGCCTGCTGGACGAACCCTTCCAGGATGCGTGCCGACCGGCTCCCCGTGCGCTGGCCGACGGCGGGACGGACGACAGCGGCGCCGCACGCTTCTACCGTGACAAGGCGATCCTCGAGGTGCTCTATGGCTGCGGCCTTCGCGTCTCCGAGCTCTGCAGCCTCGAGCTGCGCGACGTGCTCCTGGACGATGAGGTCCTGCGCATCCTGGGCAAGGGATCCAAGGAGCGCGTCGTCCCGATCCTGGGCACCGCGGCACGGGCTTTGGGAAGCTACCTCGAAGACTGGCGTCCCCTCCTGCTGAAGCCGCCCCGCATCTGCCCTGCGGTGTTCTTGGGTTCGCGTGGCACCAAGATCTCGCGTCAGGCCGTGTTCGGCATCGTCGAGCGCTACGGTCGCCTGACGGGCATCGAGGGGCTGCATCCCCACAGCCTGCGTCACAGCTATGCGACGCACTTGCTCGAGGGCGGCATGGACCTGCGGGCGGTCCAGGAGCTCCTGGGCCACGCGAGCATCTCCACCACTCAGCTCTACACCCACGTGGACCGGACGCATGTGCGCATGGCCTATCTCGCGGCGCATCCCCGGGCGGACAGGCGGCATTCGCGCTGA
- the rsmH gene encoding 16S rRNA (cytosine(1402)-N(4))-methyltransferase RsmH, translating into MTSEYRHVPVMIDEVIAELDPRPGETVCDCTLGGAGHTLEMARRIQPDGLSLGIDQDDMALDAASARFERELPTARRRFLKGNFASLDDLLVQAEVPGVDCFLFDIGVSSPQLDIPERGFSYHEDAPLDMRMGPGDNTLTAAEVTNSYNEADLARILRVYGDERNATRIARQIVRTREKAPIETTLQLVEVIKAAIPAAGRRHGGHPARKTFQALRIEVNHELDALDQGLRAAVRWANTGGRICVISYHSLEDRIVKHVFTELSQGCVCPPDLPVCACGHVPIVDVRTRRPLVASDAEVARNPRARSALMRVAVKLDVTEVGA; encoded by the coding sequence TTGACAAGCGAATATCGGCACGTACCCGTGATGATCGACGAGGTCATCGCCGAGCTCGACCCCCGGCCGGGCGAGACCGTCTGCGACTGCACCCTGGGAGGGGCCGGCCACACGCTCGAGATGGCCAGGCGCATCCAGCCCGATGGGCTCTCGCTCGGCATCGACCAGGACGACATGGCCCTCGACGCCGCCTCCGCACGCTTCGAGCGCGAGCTGCCCACGGCGAGGAGACGCTTCCTCAAGGGCAACTTCGCCTCCCTTGACGACCTCCTGGTCCAGGCGGAGGTACCCGGCGTTGACTGCTTCCTCTTCGACATCGGAGTCTCGTCCCCCCAGCTCGACATCCCAGAAAGGGGCTTCTCCTACCACGAGGACGCCCCACTCGACATGCGCATGGGTCCGGGTGACAACACCCTAACCGCAGCAGAGGTCACCAACAGCTACAACGAAGCAGACCTCGCCCGGATCCTCCGCGTATACGGGGACGAGAGGAACGCCACCCGCATCGCGCGACAGATCGTGCGCACGCGCGAGAAGGCCCCGATCGAGACCACTCTCCAATTGGTCGAGGTCATAAAGGCGGCCATTCCGGCGGCAGGACGCAGGCACGGGGGCCACCCCGCGCGCAAGACCTTCCAGGCCCTGCGCATCGAGGTGAACCACGAGCTCGATGCGTTGGACCAGGGCCTGAGGGCGGCCGTCCGCTGGGCCAACACGGGCGGCAGGATCTGCGTCATCTCCTACCACTCGCTCGAGGACCGCATCGTAAAGCACGTCTTCACGGAACTCTCGCAGGGTTGCGTCTGCCCGCCAGACCTTCCGGTGTGCGCCTGCGGTCACGTGCCGATAGTCGATGTCAGGACGAGACGTCCCCTCGTCGCGTCCGACGCCGAGGTCGCGCGCAACCCCCGGGCGAGAAGCGCGCTCATGCGCGTGGCGGTCAAGCTCGACGTCACCGAGGTGGGTGCGTAG
- a CDS encoding division/cell wall cluster transcriptional repressor MraZ, translating to MYLTGTYRHNLDAKQRVTLPAPFRRQFDEQVCLVPVGDALYGFTPESHQAWVASFFEDGKPNPRNPKDVRLQMKLLASTVTLDLDSAGRLALGKLDATKLAKRSIERAVAVVGAGDHFEIWDADRFDREMADDDLEDLMFG from the coding sequence ATGTACCTGACAGGCACCTACAGGCACAACTTGGATGCCAAGCAGCGCGTGACCCTTCCGGCCCCCTTCCGCAGGCAGTTTGACGAGCAGGTCTGCCTCGTCCCCGTTGGTGACGCGCTCTATGGCTTCACTCCCGAGAGCCACCAGGCCTGGGTCGCCAGCTTCTTCGAGGATGGCAAGCCCAATCCGCGTAACCCCAAGGACGTCAGGCTTCAGATGAAGCTTCTCGCCTCGACGGTCACGCTCGACCTTGACTCGGCCGGCCGCCTGGCCCTCGGGAAGCTCGACGCCACGAAGCTCGCCAAGCGCTCCATCGAGCGTGCGGTCGCCGTCGTCGGGGCAGGCGACCACTTCGAGATCTGGGATGCCGACCGCTTCGACCGCGAGATGGCAGACGACGACCTCGAGGACCTGATGTTCGGCTAG
- a CDS encoding FtsB/FtsL family cell division protein, translating into MGYWGSEAFDLDVVEGRHPRQDRGRAPFEVVEGGGLDARAREGVSRAFVQRLRAFVAVASLFVALGACRVLLTSATVGILQQNVALEEGIDDARALNGDLKIERSVLSSSTRIDRIATQNYGMVYPTSTDSVTIGDAAQASGQQSRAQQDADAAGDSSDGGVAAWKEAQKASADDAQGVQEAGSNAVTL; encoded by the coding sequence ATGGGCTATTGGGGTTCCGAGGCCTTTGACCTCGACGTCGTCGAGGGGAGGCACCCTCGGCAAGATCGCGGGCGCGCACCCTTCGAGGTCGTCGAAGGCGGCGGGCTCGACGCCCGCGCGCGCGAGGGGGTCTCGCGCGCCTTCGTGCAGCGCCTCAGGGCCTTCGTCGCCGTCGCGTCGCTATTCGTGGCCCTTGGCGCCTGTCGCGTGCTCCTCACATCCGCGACGGTTGGTATCCTCCAGCAGAACGTGGCGCTCGAGGAGGGCATCGACGACGCGCGCGCTCTGAACGGCGACCTCAAGATAGAGCGCTCGGTGCTCTCCAGCTCGACGCGCATCGACCGCATTGCCACCCAGAACTACGGCATGGTCTACCCGACGTCGACCGACAGCGTGACCATCGGGGATGCGGCGCAGGCGTCTGGCCAGCAGTCACGGGCCCAGCAGGACGCCGACGCCGCAGGCGATTCGTCTGATGGTGGGGTCGCGGCGTGGAAGGAGGCCCAGAAGGCTTCTGCAGATGATGCGCAGGGCGTGCAAGAGGCCGGATCCAACGCCGTGACGCTGTAG
- the recN gene encoding DNA repair protein RecN produces the protein MIDELHVQDVALIRDATIAPAPGLTVLTGETGAGKSALLSSIQLLMGERSDASAVREGADGLVVEGRVFLSASDAEGVVVRRRVEAEGRGRVEIDGRMASVRELAQGVGSTIDLCGQHEHQRLMQVASHVELLDAWAGEAASVPLAAYQDCLAHARAAAAELERVREMSRGADERFDEASFVLRRIDEVGLREGEYEELEETLPRAEHAEALLRAAGGARDGLSGDEGVSDALSSAIALLRGAASYDTRLSSLADRLESSLIDIEDVAGDLRRYEDSVDFDPETLDRLQARMSQIQGLLRSWGPRIQDVLDHRRWAAELVDAARDGEGLVRQAQEALDAAERDLARSADALDAARADSAPRLARAVTEQMAFLEMGTAELEVCQERLDRAQWSSQGPSRIELMYRPAAGLTARPLRRIASGGEASRVMLACKVVLGDADGIDTLVFDEVDAGVGGATAVALAQVLSHLAQSHQVIVVTHLAQVAVVGDRHYLVSKVGDAVPETTIEEISGDERVEEVARMLSGDQTQTSLDHAREMLAAAASQKIR, from the coding sequence ATGATCGACGAGCTGCACGTGCAGGACGTCGCCCTCATCCGTGACGCGACCATAGCCCCCGCGCCAGGACTCACCGTGCTGACGGGGGAGACGGGGGCGGGCAAGTCCGCGCTCCTCTCGTCCATACAGCTCCTGATGGGCGAGCGCTCTGACGCGAGTGCCGTGCGAGAGGGTGCCGATGGGCTGGTTGTCGAGGGCCGCGTCTTCCTCTCCGCGTCGGATGCCGAGGGCGTGGTGGTGCGACGCAGGGTCGAGGCCGAAGGCCGCGGGCGCGTCGAGATCGATGGGCGCATGGCCTCCGTGCGCGAGCTGGCCCAAGGCGTGGGCTCGACGATAGACCTCTGCGGCCAGCACGAGCACCAGCGCCTGATGCAGGTCGCCTCGCACGTCGAGCTCCTGGACGCCTGGGCGGGCGAGGCCGCATCCGTACCGCTCGCGGCCTACCAGGACTGCCTTGCCCACGCCCGGGCCGCCGCCGCAGAGCTCGAGCGCGTCCGCGAGATGAGCCGCGGTGCCGACGAGCGCTTCGACGAGGCTTCCTTCGTCCTGCGTCGCATCGACGAGGTGGGCCTGCGGGAGGGTGAGTACGAGGAGCTCGAGGAGACGCTCCCGCGGGCCGAGCATGCCGAGGCGCTGCTGCGCGCCGCAGGGGGCGCGCGCGACGGCCTCTCGGGCGACGAGGGAGTCTCCGATGCGCTCTCGTCAGCCATCGCCCTGCTGCGAGGGGCGGCATCGTACGACACGCGGCTCTCCTCCCTTGCCGACCGGCTCGAGAGCTCGCTCATCGACATCGAGGACGTCGCGGGCGACCTGCGCCGCTACGAGGACTCCGTCGACTTCGACCCCGAGACCCTGGACCGCCTGCAGGCGCGCATGTCCCAGATCCAGGGGCTCCTGCGCAGCTGGGGCCCGCGCATCCAGGACGTCCTCGACCACCGTCGGTGGGCTGCGGAGCTCGTCGACGCGGCCCGCGATGGGGAGGGGCTCGTCCGCCAGGCGCAGGAGGCCCTCGACGCTGCGGAGCGGGACCTCGCCCGCTCCGCCGACGCCCTCGACGCCGCGCGCGCGGACAGCGCCCCCCGGCTCGCCCGCGCCGTCACCGAGCAGATGGCGTTTCTCGAGATGGGAACCGCCGAGCTGGAGGTGTGCCAGGAGCGCCTCGATCGGGCCCAGTGGTCGAGCCAGGGACCCAGTCGCATCGAGCTCATGTATCGTCCCGCCGCAGGCCTCACGGCGCGCCCGCTCAGGCGCATCGCGTCGGGTGGCGAGGCGTCCCGCGTGATGCTTGCCTGCAAGGTGGTCCTCGGCGATGCGGATGGCATCGACACGCTCGTCTTCGACGAGGTGGATGCCGGCGTGGGCGGGGCGACCGCCGTGGCCCTCGCCCAGGTCCTCTCGCACCTCGCGCAAAGCCACCAGGTCATCGTGGTCACGCACCTCGCCCAGGTCGCGGTCGTGGGGGACCGTCACTACCTGGTCTCGAAGGTGGGGGACGCCGTGCCTGAGACGACCATCGAGGAGATCTCCGGCGACGAGCGCGTGGAGGAGGTCGCACGCATGCTCTCGGGAGACCAGACGCAGACCTCCCTCGACCACGCGCGCGAGATGCTCGCCGCAGCGGCCTCGCAAAAAATTCGGTAG
- a CDS encoding NAD(+)/NADH kinase encodes MKVLLVPNYSRPEAVEGAGALAEHLEGRGVEVRWAHDKKRYPDRIVDAADVGLVVSLGGDGTLLRAARIVGYAEIPVMGISYGHLGFLTCGGPDELLASVDDALDGGMHASRRATLDVELEAEASDGTLVTERRFALNDLSLGHGAKGDMIVFDVEVSGHHIDRLRGDGFVVATATGSTGYALAAGGPIVTPGFAGMVCVPVAPHTIMARAFLTAPSDVVEIKINPERDVQRLFFADGQPILGDCKGLRATVRRGRGDLILLDHSSKSFYESVSRVFYGQA; translated from the coding sequence GTGAAGGTCCTTCTCGTCCCCAACTACTCCCGGCCCGAGGCGGTCGAGGGCGCAGGCGCTCTGGCAGAGCACCTCGAGGGCAGGGGGGTCGAGGTACGGTGGGCCCACGACAAGAAGCGCTATCCCGACCGCATCGTCGACGCCGCCGATGTCGGCCTGGTCGTGTCGCTGGGCGGTGACGGCACGCTGCTGCGTGCGGCACGCATCGTCGGCTATGCGGAGATCCCCGTCATGGGCATCTCGTACGGCCATCTCGGCTTTCTGACCTGCGGTGGCCCGGATGAGCTCCTTGCCTCCGTGGACGACGCGCTCGATGGGGGCATGCACGCGTCGCGTCGGGCCACGCTCGACGTCGAGCTGGAGGCCGAGGCGAGCGACGGCACGCTGGTCACGGAGCGCCGCTTCGCCCTGAACGACCTCTCCCTCGGCCATGGGGCCAAGGGGGACATGATCGTCTTCGACGTCGAGGTCTCGGGCCATCACATCGACCGCCTCCGTGGGGACGGCTTCGTGGTGGCCACCGCGACCGGCTCGACGGGCTATGCCCTCGCTGCCGGAGGGCCCATCGTCACCCCCGGGTTCGCCGGCATGGTGTGCGTGCCCGTCGCGCCGCATACCATCATGGCGCGCGCCTTCCTGACGGCCCCCTCGGACGTCGTCGAGATCAAGATCAACCCCGAGCGCGACGTCCAGCGGCTGTTCTTCGCCGACGGCCAGCCCATCCTGGGCGATTGCAAGGGCCTGCGGGCCACCGTGCGTCGCGGCCGTGGCGACCTCATCCTCCTGGACCACAGCTCCAAGAGCTTCTACGAGTCCGTCTCGCGCGTCTTCTACGGGCAAGCCTAG
- a CDS encoding peptidoglycan D,D-transpeptidase FtsI family protein, whose protein sequence is MAPDFDAAALAVMALMGVVMLLCASKLVWLQVVDANSLRSAAAARRQNVVVVQAKRGTIYDRNGNVLAMSQDCKTIYCNPREVNDPNGAAAIMADVLGGDASSYVDSLTGNSTFSYIRRQVNTNDAASIKDRLKERGVKGVYYLDDTKRVYPYGNVGGQVLGIVGTDGDGLSGLELYYNDILKGTNGEVIFETGSGGTPIAGASTTTTEAQNGTDIVISLDIGIQEVAEKTIRQGVDDYDADSGSVMVSDPATGEILAACSTPLFDITDTSVIEEGALNLKPVSSSFEPGSIFKILTEAIGLESGSVRDDDVFSVPASVEVGDDTVRDDDSRDYTMDMDLREILRRSSNVGIATVAQTRIGADAFAQGVSGFQIGQKTGIDYPGEVDGLVKSRVEYDGASLGSMSFGQSLAIPLVQMVQAIGSIANDGSLITPHFLVSKGGQRVDWPSKGASVSKETCDRVTDYMRTVVEEGTARRAQVAGYDIAGKTGTGEQAGESGSYVAYSYVSSLIGFAPADDPEVLVYVGLNGTPYLATSSAAPLFSTIMGEALSDMGVQPSS, encoded by the coding sequence ATGGCACCCGACTTCGACGCTGCGGCCCTCGCCGTGATGGCCCTCATGGGCGTCGTCATGCTGCTCTGCGCCTCCAAGCTCGTGTGGCTCCAGGTCGTTGATGCCAACAGCCTGCGCTCCGCCGCCGCCGCGCGCAGGCAGAACGTCGTGGTGGTCCAGGCGAAGCGCGGAACGATATACGACCGCAACGGCAACGTCCTGGCCATGAGCCAGGACTGCAAGACCATCTACTGCAATCCCCGGGAGGTCAACGACCCCAACGGCGCCGCCGCGATCATGGCGGACGTGCTGGGAGGTGACGCCTCGAGCTACGTGGACTCCCTCACGGGCAACTCGACCTTCTCCTACATCAGACGCCAGGTCAACACCAACGATGCCGCGAGCATCAAAGACCGTCTCAAGGAGCGTGGGGTCAAGGGAGTCTACTACCTCGACGACACCAAGCGCGTCTATCCCTACGGCAACGTGGGGGGGCAGGTCCTGGGCATCGTTGGCACCGACGGCGACGGGCTCTCGGGTCTCGAGCTCTACTACAACGACATTCTCAAGGGGACCAACGGCGAGGTCATCTTCGAGACCGGCAGCGGTGGGACGCCCATCGCCGGTGCGTCGACGACCACGACCGAGGCCCAGAACGGCACCGACATCGTCATCTCGCTCGACATCGGGATCCAGGAGGTCGCCGAGAAGACCATCAGACAGGGCGTGGACGACTACGATGCCGATTCCGGGTCGGTCATGGTGAGCGACCCCGCCACGGGCGAGATCCTCGCCGCGTGCTCGACCCCGCTGTTCGACATCACGGACACCTCCGTCATCGAGGAGGGCGCCCTCAACCTCAAGCCCGTCTCGTCCTCGTTCGAGCCCGGCTCCATCTTCAAGATACTGACCGAGGCCATCGGCCTCGAGTCGGGCTCCGTCCGTGACGACGACGTCTTCTCCGTCCCCGCGTCGGTCGAGGTGGGGGACGACACGGTTCGCGACGATGACTCGCGCGACTACACCATGGACATGGACCTCCGGGAGATCCTGCGACGCTCGTCGAACGTCGGCATCGCCACCGTCGCCCAGACGCGCATCGGCGCGGACGCCTTCGCCCAGGGCGTCAGCGGCTTCCAGATAGGCCAGAAGACGGGCATCGACTACCCGGGCGAGGTGGACGGGCTGGTGAAGTCCCGCGTCGAGTACGACGGCGCGTCACTGGGGTCGATGTCCTTCGGCCAGTCGCTCGCCATACCCCTCGTCCAGATGGTGCAGGCCATCGGCTCCATCGCAAACGACGGCTCCCTCATCACCCCCCACTTCCTCGTGAGCAAGGGGGGGCAGCGCGTCGACTGGCCCTCGAAGGGCGCGTCCGTCTCGAAGGAGACCTGCGACAGGGTGACCGACTACATGAGGACGGTCGTCGAGGAGGGAACGGCAAGGCGGGCCCAGGTCGCCGGCTATGACATTGCGGGCAAGACCGGCACGGGCGAGCAGGCCGGGGAGAGCGGCTCTTACGTGGCCTACAGCTACGTCAGCTCCCTGATCGGCTTCGCCCCGGCGGACGACCCCGAGGTCCTTGTCTATGTGGGACTCAACGGAACGCCCTATCTGGCCACCTCCTCGGCCGCGCCCCTCTTCTCGACTATCATGGGTGAGGCGCTGTCCGACATGGGCGTGCAGCCCAGCTCGTGA